Proteins encoded within one genomic window of Paramisgurnus dabryanus chromosome 13, PD_genome_1.1, whole genome shotgun sequence:
- the LOC135743237 gene encoding nuclear factor 7, ovary-like: protein MDSLSEEDLTCPVCYEIFKDPVFLSCGHNVCKECLQQFWKTKNTQQCPICRRRSSKDEPPGNLVLKNICESFSLKISQRTSSGSQESCSLHNEKLMLFCLEDKEPVCLVCRDSQKHANHTFRPISEIVSSYKRELSTVLQSLKEKLKYREEMKGEYDITCVHTKTQSLQTETLIKEEFKKLRQFLIDEEEATINALRKEEDQKSQMIKEKLEKMNMEISALSDIIKDTEERTKTNDILFVKNFKATIERAQVSPPLSEMASGTLINVADYLGNLAFKIWKKMQHLIQYTPVILDPNTAHPKLILSDDLSSLKKGIRIESPFPLYSERFNKYPCVLGSEGFISGSHWWDIEVHNHSDWIIGITTESNRRNTDFFINNVWCMWYRDDQYFLQSPEKPTIALTVQKKLQRVRVQLDWTRGKVSFCDPITNKCLCTLTTTFTEKVFPFFYNSHAASPLKILPIKVFVTTEQC from the exons ATGGATTCACTATCTGAAGAAGACCTTACTTGCCCTGTGTGCTATGAAATCTTCAAGGATCCTGTTTTTTTGTCGTGTGGTCACAATGTCTGTAAGGAATGTCTTCAGCAGTTCTGGAAAACAAAGAATACTCAGCAATGTCCCATCTGCAGGAGAAGATCCTCGAAAGATGAACCTCCTGGTAATCTTGTGTTGAAAAACATATGCGAGTCGTTCTCTCTAAAAATTAGTCAAAGAACATCATCGGGGTCTCAGGAGTCCTGTAGTTTACACAATGAAAAATTGATGCTTTTCTGCCTGGAAGATAAAGAGCctgtttgtttagtgtgtaGAGATTCACAAAAACATGCTAATCACACATTTCGCCCCATCAGTGAAATAGTTTCATCATACAAG AGGGAATTAAGTACTGTACTGCAGTCATTGAAAGAAAAGCTTAAATACAGAGAGGAAATGAAAGGAGAATATGATATCACATGTGTTCACACCAAG ACTCAGTCTCTGCAAACCGAGACTCTGATAAAAGAGGAATTTAAGAAGCTTCGTCAGTTTCTCATAGATGAGGAAGAAGCTACAATCAATGCACTGAGGAAAGAGGAAGATCAGAAGAGTCAGATGATAAAGGAGAAGCTTGAGAAGATGAACATGGAGATTTCAGCTTTATCAGACATTATTAAAGACACAGAGGAACGGACGAAAACCAATGACATCTTATTTGTAAAA aaTTTCAAGGCAACAATAGAAAG AGCACAGGTCTCACCTCCTTTGTCAGAGATGGCTTCAGGAACATTGATTAATGTGGCAGATTACCTGGGCAACCTGGCATTCAAAATCTGGAAAAAGATGCAACATCTTATACAATACA CTCCTGTGATTCTGGACCCCAACACTGCACATCCAAAACTCATCCTGTCTGATGATCTGTCAAGTCTGAAGAAAGGAATAAGGATAGAATCACCATTTCCACTTTATTCAGAGAGATTCAACAAGTATCCCTGTGTCCTGGGTTCGGAAGGCTTTATATCAGGATCCCACTGGTGGGACATCGAAGTTCATAACCATTCAGATTGGATTATTGGAATAACCACAGAATCAAACCGaagaaatacagatttttttataaataatgtcTGGTGTATGTGGTACAGGGATGATCAATATTTCTTACAATCCCCAGAGAAACCCACAATAGCTCTTACAGTTCAAAAGAAACTTCAAAGGGTGAGAGTGCAGCTGGATTGGACCAGAGGAAAAGTGTCATTCTGTGATCCTATAACAAACAAATGCCTATGCACATTAACAACCACCTTCACAGAGAAAGTGTTTCCATTCTTTTATAATAGTCATGCAGCCTCCCCATTGAAGATATTGCCAATTAAAGTGTTTGTAACAACAGAACAATGTTAG